A DNA window from Acidimicrobiia bacterium contains the following coding sequences:
- a CDS encoding ABC transporter permease: MQDFFLFAMLGLGSGAVYAILGLGLVLVYRGSGVVNFAYGAMAMIATFQYVDMVEGGMRETTALALTLAMSAIGGVLLYLLIFRPLRDAPALAKIVASLGLLLALQQLAVIQYGTQTRVVQSILPDEVVTLFDVSFGRNRLWLFVVTVVIATFLWALYKFSLFGIATQAAAENEKGAVLLGYSPTLIGAANWALAAVLAALAGILIAPITSLTSTGFTLLIIPALAAALLGRFTSFAITAAAGIAIGIGQSEITRYWDQPGAKDALPFVVIILAMVATGKLVPSRGSLSAGRSPLAPVARLTGSRVALASVGVLAAVAGLYLFDRSLQSALLTTLMIAIVALSLVVITGFVGQISLAQMTFAGLGALFVSKLADGSGVPFPLSILLAAVITVPAGIVLGLPALRVRGVNLAVVTIGAAVAVQSMVFDNGDITGGLDGSPVPDPTLFGVDLAPIEHPERYGVFVLVVLVLLAVAVSNLRRGSVGRRWLAVRHNERAAAASGINVAAVKLQAFALSAFVAALAGGMLAYMTNRVAFGQFSPLQSIFVVAIGYIGGIASVGGALIAGMMASGGFFYSFLGEFFDSGRYDAVFSGVLLILIAIFYPDGVSVAIGRSWAWARRRLGLAGPGTESGGEEPDGTDGSEAGEGDASLPVGAPSPG, encoded by the coding sequence CGCCATGCTGGGCCTCGGCTCGGGCGCCGTCTACGCGATCCTCGGACTCGGGCTCGTGCTCGTCTACCGGGGCTCGGGTGTCGTCAACTTTGCCTACGGGGCGATGGCGATGATCGCGACGTTCCAGTACGTCGACATGGTCGAGGGCGGAATGCGTGAGACCACGGCGCTCGCTCTCACCCTCGCGATGTCGGCGATCGGTGGCGTCCTCCTCTACCTCCTGATCTTCCGACCACTGCGCGACGCGCCGGCCCTCGCCAAAATCGTGGCCTCACTCGGCCTGCTCCTGGCACTCCAGCAACTCGCCGTCATCCAGTACGGGACCCAGACCCGCGTCGTGCAGAGCATCCTGCCCGACGAGGTCGTGACGCTCTTCGACGTCAGCTTCGGTCGGAACCGCCTCTGGCTCTTCGTCGTGACCGTGGTCATCGCGACCTTCCTCTGGGCGCTCTACAAGTTCTCACTGTTCGGGATCGCCACGCAGGCCGCCGCCGAGAACGAGAAGGGCGCCGTGCTCCTCGGCTACTCGCCGACCCTGATCGGAGCCGCCAACTGGGCGCTGGCGGCGGTGCTGGCCGCCCTCGCCGGCATCCTCATCGCCCCGATCACGTCACTGACGTCGACAGGCTTCACGCTCCTCATCATCCCGGCGCTCGCCGCGGCGCTTCTCGGGCGGTTCACATCCTTCGCCATCACGGCTGCCGCCGGGATCGCCATCGGCATCGGCCAGTCCGAGATCACGCGGTATTGGGATCAGCCCGGAGCCAAGGACGCGCTGCCGTTCGTCGTCATCATCCTGGCCATGGTGGCGACGGGGAAGCTCGTTCCCAGCCGTGGCTCGCTCAGTGCAGGACGCTCCCCACTCGCACCCGTCGCCCGGCTGACGGGCTCGCGTGTCGCACTGGCTTCGGTCGGTGTCCTCGCCGCGGTCGCGGGCCTCTACCTGTTCGACCGATCGCTCCAGTCGGCGTTGCTCACGACGCTCATGATCGCGATCGTTGCACTCTCCCTCGTGGTCATCACGGGTTTCGTGGGGCAGATATCACTGGCCCAGATGACCTTCGCCGGACTCGGAGCGCTCTTCGTGTCCAAACTCGCCGACGGTTCCGGTGTGCCGTTCCCACTCTCGATACTGCTCGCCGCCGTCATCACGGTCCCGGCGGGAATCGTGCTGGGCCTGCCGGCACTGCGTGTGCGCGGCGTCAACCTGGCTGTTGTCACCATCGGGGCGGCGGTCGCCGTGCAGTCGATGGTGTTCGACAACGGCGACATCACGGGTGGCCTCGACGGCAGCCCTGTACCGGACCCGACACTCTTCGGCGTCGATCTCGCACCGATCGAGCATCCCGAACGCTACGGCGTCTTCGTCCTCGTCGTGCTGGTTCTCCTCGCCGTGGCTGTGAGCAACCTGCGGCGCGGGTCGGTCGGTCGACGATGGCTGGCCGTCCGTCACAACGAACGTGCCGCGGCAGCGTCGGGCATCAACGTGGCGGCGGTCAAGCTCCAGGCCTTCGCCCTCTCGGCCTTCGTCGCTGCGCTGGCCGGCGGGATGCTGGCCTACATGACGAACCGCGTCGCGTTCGGGCAGTTCAGCCCCCTCCAGTCGATCTTCGTCGTGGCCATCGGCTACATCGGTGGAATCGCCAGCGTCGGCGGCGCGCTCATCGCGGGGATGATGGCGAGCGGCGGCTTCTTCTACTCCTTCCTCGGGGAGTTCTTCGACAGCGGACGCTACGACGCCGTCTTCTCGGGTGTTCTGCTCATCCTCATCGCGATCTTCTACCCCGACGGGGTGTCGGTGGCGATCGGGCGCAGCTGGGCCTGGGCCCGTCGCCGCCTCGGGCTCGCCGGACCGGGCACCGAATCGGGTGGCGAGGAACCCGACGGTACCGACGGTTCTGAGGCAGGCGAGGGCGACGCGTCCCTCCCGGTCGGCGCCCCGAGCCCCGGATAG
- a CDS encoding HAD family phosphatase, with protein MTISAVVFDLGGVLTVPPFVGINAYEDEIGLPRDSLIPYFRGDPVMSRVERGEIPVRDFWKYLGTTVQERHGVRIDLRRFAEVAETAGSLEPQMIDLVRELHGRYRLGLLTNNVKEASKWRRELPHDLFDVQIDSSDVGLRKPDPLIYELMVEKIGHPASKIAYVDDFEENLPPARDLGLNVVHFTDPGQCRAALEAFGIDISNGEG; from the coding sequence GTGACGATCTCGGCTGTGGTCTTCGATCTGGGTGGCGTCCTCACCGTTCCACCCTTCGTCGGCATCAACGCCTACGAAGACGAAATCGGCCTGCCGCGCGACAGTCTGATTCCCTACTTTCGCGGCGATCCCGTCATGTCACGTGTGGAGCGGGGCGAGATCCCCGTTCGCGACTTCTGGAAGTACCTCGGTACGACCGTCCAGGAGCGGCACGGAGTCCGCATCGACCTCCGTCGCTTCGCCGAGGTGGCCGAGACCGCCGGATCCCTGGAGCCACAGATGATCGACCTGGTGCGTGAGCTCCACGGCCGGTACCGGCTCGGCCTGCTCACGAACAACGTGAAGGAGGCGAGCAAGTGGCGTCGGGAGCTTCCCCACGACCTCTTCGACGTTCAGATCGACTCCTCGGACGTGGGACTGCGCAAGCCCGATCCGCTGATCTACGAGCTCATGGTCGAGAAGATCGGTCACCCGGCGTCGAAGATCGCCTACGTCGACGACTTCGAGGAGAATCTCCCACCCGCGCGTGACCTCGGGCTCAACGTCGTCCACTTCACCGATCCCGGGCAGTGCCGCGCCGCCCTCGAAGCGTTCGGGATCGACATCTCGAACGGAGAGGGTTAG
- a CDS encoding thiolase family protein — MSDDIFILGITMTKFGKHPDKDAVDLGAEAAMAALADGGVTMADVGVLAAGNLMNASAGFGQQLQKQIGQTGIPVFNVANACATGATALRAAIMAVKAGECDMGLAVGVENLAGAGLLAGGAVAPDKQTWEPKGRYGAVAPVDGRIGTDTMPGTFAQVGMEYLHEHPYDGAAFEMFARISEKNHAHSTLNPLAAYSKKMTLEEIMGDIMIAYPNTRPMCSANCDGGAAAVVVSGEKLKSLSLDQQRRAVKVSASVLTSDPYVEGCQVLPDVNTLTRSAAEQAYEQAGVGPDDLDLVELHDCFATAELVHYDNLKLCEEGGAVDFFESGATWRDGDMPVNVSGGLQSKGHPISATGIANIWEVCHHLRDEAGDRQIEGASVGLAHVIGLGSACGVHILERSAA, encoded by the coding sequence ATGAGCGACGACATCTTCATCCTCGGCATAACGATGACGAAGTTCGGCAAACACCCTGACAAGGATGCCGTCGACCTCGGCGCCGAGGCCGCGATGGCGGCGCTCGCCGACGGCGGCGTCACGATGGCCGACGTCGGAGTGCTCGCTGCGGGCAACCTGATGAACGCCTCGGCGGGGTTCGGCCAGCAACTCCAGAAGCAGATCGGTCAGACGGGTATCCCGGTGTTCAACGTCGCCAACGCGTGCGCCACCGGCGCGACCGCTCTCCGGGCGGCCATCATGGCGGTCAAGGCGGGCGAGTGCGACATGGGCCTCGCGGTCGGCGTCGAGAACCTGGCCGGTGCCGGGCTCCTCGCCGGCGGCGCGGTCGCGCCCGACAAGCAGACGTGGGAGCCGAAGGGCCGCTACGGCGCCGTCGCCCCCGTCGACGGGCGCATCGGCACCGACACGATGCCGGGCACCTTCGCCCAGGTGGGCATGGAGTACCTCCACGAGCACCCGTACGACGGCGCGGCGTTCGAGATGTTCGCCCGGATCAGCGAGAAGAACCACGCGCACTCCACGCTCAACCCACTGGCGGCCTACAGCAAGAAGATGACACTCGAGGAGATCATGGGAGACATCATGATCGCCTACCCGAACACCCGACCGATGTGCTCGGCGAACTGCGACGGCGGCGCCGCCGCCGTCGTCGTGTCGGGCGAGAAGCTGAAGTCTCTGTCCCTCGATCAGCAGCGGCGCGCCGTGAAGGTGTCGGCGTCGGTTCTCACGTCAGATCCCTATGTCGAGGGATGCCAGGTACTGCCCGACGTGAACACCCTCACCCGAAGCGCCGCGGAGCAGGCGTATGAGCAGGCAGGGGTCGGCCCCGACGACCTCGACCTCGTGGAGCTCCACGACTGCTTCGCCACCGCGGAGTTGGTGCACTACGACAACCTGAAGCTGTGCGAGGAGGGCGGCGCCGTCGACTTCTTCGAGTCGGGTGCCACCTGGCGCGACGGCGACATGCCGGTGAACGTCTCGGGTGGCCTCCAGTCGAAGGGCCATCCGATCTCCGCCACCGGCATCGCCAACATCTGGGAGGTCTGCCATCACCTCCGCGACGAGGCCGGCGACCGTCAGATCGAGGGTGCCAGTGTCGGTCTGGCCCACGTGATCGGCCTCGGCTCCGCCTGTGGCGTGCACATCCTCGAGAGGTCCGCGGCCTAA